The sequence CCAGAATCATTGGTGACCATCACATCAGAAAGGGTGTAAAGCGGGGGCAATTCTGCAAAGCTTACTTGTCCTGCAAAGTTCAATGCATTTTTGACATTGGCAACCACGCGTACCTTTTCAACGTAAGCCAATTCAGCAGGGGAGCCAGTGATCAATATCAGATCATGCGGATATTGCTGATGAACGCCTTGAATTAACTCCGAGAAACGCTGCTGCGCCCAGCGCCGTTGTGGCAATAGATCGCTAGCATTGGGATTAATCAAAATTAAGCGATGCTTGCCATAAACATATTCAATGCCAGCCTCTTTGGCCAATTTCTCAATCCGCTCACGAACCTTTTCTAGTGCTACTGGATTAATCACAGCTTGCTCTAAACGTACTTCAGAATCCGGAATCTGAATTTTGCTGAATGGCACTTCAATCTTGTCAGCAAATGCCGCATGAATTAACGACAAAAAGTTCTTAGTGATATGGATGTGTGGGTTGTAATGTACTTTGCGAGTGAGCATGCAACCACGCCATAAACCCTCACCGTGAAAGATATGGTATCCCACGCGACGTCTTGCACCGCATAAGCCAGTGAGTAAAGCGGTAAATCGGGAGAACAACTCCAAATCAATCACAGTGTCAATGCGATGACGGCGGGCAACGATTAGAAAGCGGAGAGTATCTTTAATCAAGCCACCTAAGCTAGATGAATCAATTGTGAAAATATTCTCAGGTTTAACAGTATTTAATAAAGTCAGACTCGCGCGATTGCTTTTGAAGATCAAAAAGAAGAGTTCAGCTCCACGCGCTTGGGCATTACGCATCGCAGGATCAACCAAAATAGCACTTCCCATTTCTGAGAGCTCAATAAACAGTAGTTTTTTGGGGGCCTGAGGCTCACGACTCAAAAGATTCCGGGCGCTATCCATGAGCGCTACCAGCGGAGTGGCGATCGCACAAAGCGGTACGCCGACCCAATGATCAATGGCACGCATGGTATTGACGCTAATAGTCATATTTTTATTCTGAAGAATTATTTTCGTTTTAGTAAAAAGTATGCGCCAGGTAATACCGATAAAACAGTGATGGCGCCATAACTAATGGATGCAATTACAGTGAGGGAAGGATTGACGCCCCATAAGGCTAGCACTGAAGAGAGGGTGGCCTCACGTAATCCCCAGCCAGAAATACTAATAGGTAACATCAGAAGTAGGCTGAGTGCTGGTAGGCCAATCATTAAGCTGGAGATAGGTGCTTCCGCACCATAGGCTCTGAGACAAAAACTAAATGCCAGAATAATGAAACTGTGGATGCCAATTCCAAACAGGGCCTGAGCAATATTCATTGGCCATGAAAATGCCAACTGAATTCCTGGCATGGCTTTGTTCATATGTAATCGGTCTAAAAGTTTTTGTAGCAATTGTCGGCTAGGAGTCCATGCTAATACTAAGGCAATGATCACTCCAGCGAAGAGCATGACAGCCATGACTGCATAACCTAAATCTTGACCCCAGGCGGCTAAAGTAGCGCCTCCAAGAATCAGGCCTAAACCACCAAGTAGATTATTTCCAGCCAGGCCAAGAAGTCTGTCTACTAGCGTCATTGCAAAACTCAAGCGTAGTTTAGGTGTTGCATGCCCCAAATCTACTGAATGATGCAATTCTTCATCTAACGCTTTTGTTTCGGCGAGCTTATCGCTATTCGTAAAGTGGGTAGCTGTGATTGCGCGATAACTATCGCCCCCTAGAGTACTTGGCAAACCTTGGTTAATAAGTCCGCCTGCAAAATACAGAGCGACATAACTTTTTAGACTTCCGTGAAAGCCAACACTGCGCATTAAAAATCCCCAGCGAAGACCACCACAAATAAAAGCGCAGCAGATTGCTACTGCAGCAGCAATTAACCAAGCTGGCTCCATCTTGATTTCTGAATGGAGCAGGGTATGCCAATCAATTCCACTAGTTGCCTTCCAGAGTAGGGCAATCGATAACAGAATGCGGATGGTTGGCCATGCACGTTTCAGAATTGATTTCCACCCGGAAGGGGTTTTGGGGGTGGTATTGGCTGATGAACTCATAGGCGTAAGGATAATGGTTTGGGCGCCTAAGGTCCTGAATTTACGCTAATTACTTGCTCGCCGGGGGTCCCTGCCAGTTACTACAAAGGCTAAAGTCAAATTTTGACAATACCTGGCCAAAGCGCTCGATTTCTAAGGCCTCTAAAGGTTCGCAACGCTCAAAGGCTGACTGATTACCAACAGGGGGTGGGAAGGCCATCCCAGACCAGTTGATTAAGAGGATATTTGCCCCCTTTGGTAACTCCCCGAACCAGAGGTCGAATTGATCTTTTCTTTCATCTAATACAAATACTGGCGTAGGTTTTGCATACCAAGCAGCTCGACTTCCGAGCGTCCAATTCTGCACGGCAATGCCCTCAGCTTTATTCGCTTCTACTAAGTTGGCAGCTTTTTTTCCGGCAATTTTCCAGCCATACAAATCTGCAATAGGATTTGCTTTGACGACAGTTGAGGAAATGCCACCAGACAAAACAAATCCAAAGCCAATGAGGCATAGTGCAATCTGAAAGATGAATAGAGCTCGAATGATTTTTCGGTGTTGCACCGACCATGCTTTAGCTAAACCAATTCCGGCAAAGGGCGCTAGACAAAACCATGCTGGTGTTGTCCAGTGAGGTAAGCCACCACCACCAGAAAGACTCGCAAAGACCACAAAGGGAATAAAAAAGAATCCCAGCAATGACAGCAAAGAAAGTTTTGTTGCGTGCATGCAATCTTTGAGAAAGAGGTAGCTGCCTACGATCAATAGTGGGCCGAAAGCAATAATCTGAATGCCAAGGAAAGCTGCCAATCGACGCCATAACCAAGTACCACCACTTCCATGGGCAATTTGGTATTTAAATGAAATCCAATCATTGACCCAGTTCCAGTACAGCACCGGAGCAATAAACAATAGTGCCAGCAGGATTGCCAACCACAACCCAAGTCTTCCTATCCAAGGTTTTCTGCGGGCACTAATAAAGACAAGCAATAGAGCAAAAGCAGTAAAGATGGCGGTGTATTTACTTAAGCCTGCCAAGCCCAATAAAGCACCAGTCAATAGCCAGTCTCCGATAGTGAAGTGGTCTTGAATCAACCAACGCAGCGCCATATACATGAGACCAAGACTCAGGGGTGCAAGCAAGGTATCGGGTAATAGACCAATTGCTAGAACATGTGGCATTGGCGCAGCGATGATTGCAAGCACTGCCATTAGTCCACAAGTATTGGCTGATGGGAGTGCGCTGGTGAGGTATCCCGAATTACGCCCCTGAATAAAGTGGTGAATTTCCAGTGTGACTTGAAAAACCAATAAACAGGAGATGATCCAGAGTAGCTCGGGAATAATACGGATGAGGCCCTCTGTTGAGGTGAGAACTACTAATGGCCACTGAATCCATCCGACTAGGGGTGGGTGATCAAAATAACTCCATGCCAGATGTTCGGCATACAGGGCATAGTGCGCTTCGTCGACTGAGAATTCAATCGAAAACCCTAAGCCAAAATGCACAATCGCTGCTAAACAGATGCAGATTGCAGCCCAGCTTGTAGGTGATTGATGGCGCATGCTTGGATTTTAGACTTACTTGGACGATTCTTTGGGACAATTGAGTCATGCTGAAATCCCTTTGTTATCTCTTCTTGACTTATCTTATCGCGACCTTGCTTGGCTGTGCAGGCCCTGGAGGGAGCTCCGTTCAAGATGAGTCAGGTCAGGCATTGAATATCAATCAGTTGCCGGCCCAGGAAGAGCTGCCTAAATTTTCTGCTGAGACGGCCCGCGAAGGGATGCCAAACGGTTGGAATTTTTACCGAATAGCCCCCTACAAAAAGAATACTGTCTATCGTCTGGAGAACTATCAAGGCAGAACGGTCTTGAGTGCTAACTCTAAAACATCTGCCTCTGGATTGGCGGTAAAGCTGCGGCCACGTTCAGCAAGCAATTTATGGCTGCAATGGGAGTGGAAAGCAACCAATGCAATTCCTAATGCAGACAATGCTGATGGTCCAAGTGACGATGCGCCTTTGAGAATCTTAGTGGCTTTTGATGGAAACAAATCGAAGCTCTCACTTAAAGAGCGTCTGAACTTTGAGATGGCCAATTTAATTAGTGGTCAAGAAATGCCATACGCAACCCTGATGTATATCTGGTCTGGTAAAACCCCAGTTGATACCATCATCACCAATGCACATACCAGCCGCATCAAGATGATTGTGGTCGACTCGGGTTGGGATGGCCTGGGCCAATGGCATCAGCATCAACGCGATCTGGCAGCTGATTACAAGCGCGCTTATGGTGAAGCACCTGGCGAAGTAATTGGTATTGCATTACTCACTGATACCGACAATACCAAATCAGAGACCCGTGCTTTTTATGGTGATATAGAGCTGGTCCGTAAAAACTCAAAATAAGCACATCAAAGTCTAACGTTGAGTAGGATGCCAGCGCTTAAGCAATAAGGCATTGCTGAGTACACAAAAGCTTGAGAGGGCCATTGCGCTTCCAGCAAGCATTGGAGAGAGATAGCCTAAAGCGGCTAAAGGTATCCCGGTTGCATTGAAGATAAATGCCCAGAATAAGTTCTGCTGAATCTTTTTCCAAGTTCTCTTAGAGATATCAATCGCATCTGCAACTAAGGTAGGATCACCGCGCATCAAGGTGATGCCAGCTGCTTGCATAGCTACGTCAGTCCCAGTAGACATTGCCATTCCCACATCAGCTGCAACTAGAGCAGGAGCATCATTAATTCCATCGCCAATCATGGCTACCCATGCTTGCTTTCCATCAATCCCAGAAGATTGCAATTTGCGAATGATGTCAGCTTTGTTGCTAGGTAGGATCTGCGCAAAGACTTCATTGATTCCAATGGATTGACCTACACGATTTGCAGCAGCAGTGTTATCTCCCGAGATCATGACTGTACGGATCTGCATTTGTTTTAAAGAAGTAATTGCAGCTTGAGCATGATTTTTGAGTTCATCACCAAAACCCAAAATAGCAATTGGTGACGAAGTGAGTTCGTTCATCAAAATAGAAACGGTTTGTCCATTCTCAAGACAGGACTGCGCTTTAGCTAATATCAGTTTGTAGTGTGGATTAGATTCCAAAGAAGCAAGACTTTGTAGACATAAGTTTTGACCAACCCAGGGTCCTGAGCTGGGTTTGCCACAGATGCCTACGCCCGAAATTGCTTTGCTTTCAGTAGGTGAAATTGGGGTAACCCCTTTTTGTTTGGCCGTATCCAATAAGGCCTTTGCTAATGGGTGCTCGCTACCCATCTGCAAGCCCGCTGCACTGGCCAAAATGGCATCTCGAGCGGCGCTATTCATCATCTGATCAAGCGGAATAAGCTCGAGTAAGTGTGGCTTGCCAATGGTGAGTGTGCCGGTCTTATCAAAGGCCACAATATTTAAGCGATGCGCTAGCTCTAATACCTGAGGATCTTTAATCAAGATACCAAAGCGTGCCGCAACTCCAGTACCTGCCATGATGGCAGCAGGCGTTGCCAAACCCAGAGCACAAGGGCAGGCAATCACTAGGACTGATACTGCGCGTAAGATCCCAATCGCCGCTGAATCCCAATACAGCCAGTTTGTAATTCCGGTGATCAGGGCAATAACAAGTACGCTCGGAACAAAAATAGCGCTTACCTGATCTACCAACTTTTGGATTGGCGCTTTTTGGGTTTGCGTGTCTTCAACTAAAGAAATGATTTTTGAGAGAACACTCTCTACGCCAACAGCTTGTGCCTCAATAACTAATACACCTTCACCGTTTAAAGAGCCGCCTATTACTTTGTCGTTGATCAATTTTTTAAGTGGAATACTTTCTCCAGTAAGCAAAGATTCATCCACGTGACTACTGCCTAAAAGGATTAAGCCATCCACAGGAATGCGCTCTCCTGGTAAAACCAAAATACGATCTTGAGGAAATACATGTTCTAAGGGCAGATCGCGATATTGATCTAGGGCCACTCCATCTTGAATAACAAGTTCCGGGTGAAGCACCTTGGCATGTTCTGGCCATAGCTTTTGTAATGCACTAATTGCTTCACTGGTTTGCTGCTTTGCTCTGGCCTCTAACCACTTTCCTAGAAGAACCATGCAAATGATCACCGCAGAGCCTTCAAAATACAACTCATGGCTGGTAAGGGGATTGGCGATCATTTCATATACGCTCAAACCATAAGCGGCGCTGGTGCCTAGCGCAACTAGTAAATCCATATTGCCCACACCGGACAGAAGCGCTTTAAAGCCAGACTTATAAAAGCGCCAACCTAAAAAGAATTGCACTGGACTTGCCAATAGAAGTTGCCATTTTGGAGAGAGTGACCAATGAATGCCAAATGGCATGAGAAGCATAGGTAAAAATAATGGGGTCGACAAGGCAAAGCTGAGTAATACTCTGCCGAGACCATCGCTACCCCAAAAATTTTGTGCAGGTTTTATTTGTGCACTTTGATGGGGAGAGCTTAAATGTGCCTCATAACCTGTTTTTTTCACCGCAGCGATAACATCCTCGATTTTGCTCAAAGAGGATGTATTCAGGCGAACTCTAGCTTGTTCGGTAGCCAGATTGACACTCGCCGCCTCTACTCCGGAAATTTTGCTGAGGGCTTTTTCAACGCGACCGACACAAGAGGCACAAGTCATTCCGCCAATGTCTAGGGTGAATAAGTCTGAGGAGTGCTCTTTTGGGATACTCATATATAGAAGATAATCTACTGCATTGACCTACATTTACTACAAAAGGGCTTATATGTTGAGTTTAAAAGTGTCTGGCATGACCTGCGGTGGGTGCATCAACGCAATTACTAGGGCAATTCAGGCTCAAGATCCACGGGCTCAGGTTCAAGCAGATTTGGTATCTCAAATCGTAAATTTGGAGACATCCCTATCATCTGCACAGGCTAGCGAATTGATCACTGAAGCGGGTTTCCCGGTTTCCCAGTAAATCCTAGTCCGCCTCAGCAATTTTTCGTGGGTGCGGTTAATCTAAGCGGTATTCAATAAAAATAGACTCAGCAGTTCCGGGATCGCTCCTGGATTTGCGTATCAAAGGAGAAGGTAGTGTCCGTTACTGTAGAAGCTGTGCAAGGTGCCATCAAAGGCTTGGTTGATCCAAATACTCAGGTCGACTTTGTAAGCGCTAAAAACCTAAAAAATTTACGTGTGGATGATGGCGACATCTCTTTAGATATTGTTTTAGGATATCCAGCCAAAAGTCAGTTTGATGCTATTCGTAAGTCTGTCATTAACGCCGTCCGTGAATTACCTGGCGTAAAAAATGTCAGCGTTAATGTCAGCAGTCAAATCTTGGCGCATGCTGTGCAACGTGGCGTAAAGCTTTTGCCAGGCGTGAAGAATATTATTGCTGTGGCTAGTGGCAAAGGTGGTGTTGGTAAATCCACTACTGCAGTGAACTTGGCTTTGGCGCTCTCCGCTGAGGGCGCTCAAGTTGGCATCTTGGATGCAGACATTTATGGCCCAAGTCAGCCGATGATGCTGGGCATTACTGGCAGACCAGAGTCTGTTGAAGAAAATACTATCGAACCAATGGAAGGTCATGGCCTGCAAGCCAGTTCAATCGGTTTCTTGATTGAGGATGATGCACCGATGGTATGGCGTGGCCCTATGGTTACCTCAGCTTTAGAGCAGTTACTTCGCCAAACCCGCTGGCGCGATTTAGATTATTTAATTGTCGATATGCCACCAGGCACTGGTGATATTCAACTCACGCTTTCGCAAAAAGTTCCTGTCACGGGTGCAGTCATTGTTACCACTCCGCAAGATATTGCTTTGCTCGATGCGCGCAAGGGCCTAAAGATGTTTGAAAAAGTTGGAGTACCCATCGTTGGCATTATTGAAAACATGAGCACTTATGTTTGTACGCAGTGCGGCCATGAAGAACATATCTTTGGCAGTGGTGGCGGTGAAAAAATGTGTCAAGAGTATGAGGTTGATTTCTTGGGCGCATTGCCACTCAATCTGTCCATTCGTGAGCAAGCTGATGCTGGACGTCCGACTTTAGTAGCGGACCCTGATGGAGCAATCAGCGGTATTTATAAAAACATTGCTAGACAAGTCGCTATTCGGATTGCTACTCTATCGAAAGATATGAGCAGCAAATTCCCGAGTATCGTGGTTCAAAATACCTGAGGTCCTGAGCCGTTATGCGCTTTGCAGTAATCATGCGTAAGCAAAATTTGGATAACCCATGGGTGTCACATCGCTGGGTTCCGCAGGAGGTATTGCCTGATTTTGGTCAATTTCATTCTCAGGATAATTCTAGCAATGCGATCTCTGGTCAATTTCTGGGGCGTGACAAAGATGGTGAATCTTGGTTATTTACTGGATTTGAGCTAAATCTTTTTCTTGATGAAGCTGAGGGCTATTACCTCAACGTTTCCGCAACCACTCCTTGCTGGTTCGTGATGTGGCGCCTAGAGGAAGATATCGCCCGCTATATTGACCCGCAATCACTCTCAGTTGCTCAAGAGGAAAACACTATTGCAGTACCGCATCGCATTTGCGTGAGCTATAACGAAGCTGCTCGCTTGCTTGATGGTGGTGAATCTGTAGATACGATCGCGATGAGTGATGAACATGCTTCTTGGCTACAAGAGTATGTCAATGAGCACTATCGACCTGAACCCAAGAAGCGTCATAAACCAGCCTCATTCAAAGGCGCAGAACGGCCAGTGGAGGAATGATGGCAGATGGCTTTCTCAGTCGTTGGTCGCGCCGCAAAGTTCAAGCAGATAAAGCGGACGAGCCTATGCAGCCAGCCAAAGAGCTTGCTGAGAAGTCAGTCCCTCCGGCCGAAGAGGAAGAAGCGCCCCCACTTGCAACGCTCGAGGATGTGGAAAAGATTGATCGTTTTGCTCCCGACTTCTCCGCATTTATGCAGCCTAATGTTGATCCGGCGGTACAGCAGGCAGCCCTTAAGAAAATGTTTACAGATCCACACTTCAACATCATGGATGGTTTAGATATCTATATTGACGACTATTCCAAACCAGATCCTTTGCCTCCGGGAATGCTAGAGAGAATGGCGCAAAGTGATATGCTCAAGCTCTTTCAGAAGCAGGCTGAGCCCTCAAAGTCTGAAGGGCAGAAAAGTACTCAGCACCTGACTTCCCAAGATCAAACTGATTTAACATCCACTCCAACTGTAGAGCCTGACGCTGCACAAGCTGAGCCAGTACACAAGAAAAACACATAAGAAGATCTTCAATGAGTCAAAAATTAGTTTGTAACTGCAATGGCACTATGCCTCTAGATCAAAAGGCTTTGGGTGTTCCAGTACACCAATCTTTGTGTAGGCAAGAGGTCGGCTCATTTTTAAAAGCACTAGATGGCGCGGATTCTATTGTTGTCGCCTGTACACAAGAAGGTGCTTTATTTACTGAGTTGGCAGAACAATCAGAGAAACCATTGGTAGCACCCTTACGTTTTGTCAACATTCGTGAGGTAGCCGGTTGGACTCAAGAAGCGAAATCTTCAGGACCGAAGATAGCTGCTTTACTTGCTTTAGCCGATATGGCTGAGGCTGAACCCGTACCTGTAGTGAATTATGAAAGCCAGGGTAGGTTACTCATTATTGGGGCAGGCTCTCAAGCTCTGCCTTGGGCAGAAAAGCTGAGCCAATCCTTAGATGTATCGGTTTTATGCACAGAGCCTGGGGACCTTCCTTTGGCGCGAAGCTATCCGATTTATAGCGGCGAGGTGACAAAGTTAGATGGTTATCTTGGGAATTTCCTAGTTGCTTGGGATTTACAAAATCCCATCGATCCAGAGATGTGTACTCGTTGTGGCGCATGCGTGGTGGCGTGCCCAGAAAATGCAATCAATCTTTCTTATCAAATCGACCTTGATAAATGCCAGTCTCACCGCGCTTGTGTCACAGCATGTGCAAGTATTGGCGCTATTTCTTTTGAGCGTACTGAACGGGCACGTGATGCTGAATTTGATTTGATACTCGATTTGCGTACAAACCCCAAAATGCGCATGAGTCAGACTCCAAAGGGGTATTTTGCTCCAGGTAATGATCCGCTTGAGCAGGCTTTACTAGTAAATCAATTGGTAGAGATGGTTGGCGAATTTGAGAAGCCAAAATATTTTATTTATCAGGACAAGATCTGTGCTCATGGCCGTAACGGTAAAGTGGGTTGCAGCGCTTGTATTGATGTTTGCTCTACTGGTGCTATTGCTTCAATATTTAAGAACGGTCAAGGTAGTGTTGAGGTCAATCCCAACCTGTGTATGGGTTGTGGGGCATGCGCAACCGTTTGTCCATCAGGAGCGATGCGCTATAACTACCCCAGCGTATCGCATCAAGGTAAAGAGTTAAAAAACCTAGCCAGTGTATTTAGTGCTGAGGCCAAGAAACTTCACCTCACCACTGCACCTAGTTTACTTTTGCATACTTTGACAGCGGGCACTCAGATGATTGATGCCCTTGGCCGATCTGCGCATGTCATGCCAAAGCAATTTGAAGGCTTGCCTGCATTTGTGATTCCATACGCCATTGAACACATCGCATCCACAGGGTTGGATTTATGGCTGGGTGCACTTAGTTATGGCTTCTCTGAGGTAGTGCTCTTATTAAGTGGCGATGAAGATCCGGCTTACCGCTTGGCACTGGAGGAGCAATCCCAATTAGCCAATGCCATCTTGCAGGCTTATGGCTTTGATGATCGGGTTCATCTGGTGATGGCAAATTCTGTAGATGACTTGCAAACCGTTTCAAATGCAATGGGTTCACTGCGCCAGCGAGGTGCTTTGAAGGCGATTTGTACTCCAGCTAGCTTTGGCTTGTCTGATCAAAAACGGGAGGCTCTAGAAGCGGTTTTGGAACATCTAGAAAAACAGGCTAAGACAACATTGCCAGAAGCAGGAGCGCCACTTCCAAAAACTTCATTGCTCGGTGGTCTCGCGATGAATGCGGAATCTTGCACTTTATGTATGTCTTGTGTAAGTAGTTGTCCTGAGGGTGCACTCTTGGATAACCCTGATGAGCCGATCCTGTCTTTTATTGAAAAGCAATGCGTGCAATGTGGCATCTGCGTACAAACTTGTCCTGAGCAGGCTTTAGCCTTAGATCCACGTTTACGCAAAGTAGAGCAACGCAAACAAAAGGCTGTGTTGAATGAGGCCCAAGCGTTTCATTGCATTAGTTGCGGTAAACCATTTGGGACCTCAAAGATGATTGATCTGATGCTTGCTAAGCTAGGCGCTCATGGTGCTTTTGCAGGGGCGGCGATGGATAGACTCAAGATGTGTGGTGATTGTCGAGTGGTAGATATGGTGAAGAAAGAAACATGACAGACTCAACTAATGCAAAAGAAAATTCAGTAACTGAAGTGGGTGAGGTGGGTTTGCCGGAGGATCTAGCAAGAGCAGATCTATATGGATTGATTGCCAGATTGTTTCATTTGCCGCCAGATCAAACGCTTCTAGATCAAATTGCTGCCACTGCTGATCAGCAAGATGCAGCCGACAGCGCTCCTTTGGCGAAAGCTTGGATGGATCTTGTCGAGGTGGCCAAAAATAACCCCGCCAAAGCCTGGCACGATGAATTCGACCTCAACTTCGTTAGTGTGGGTAAGCCGAATGTGGTGCTTAATGGATCTTTTTATATGGCAGGACACTTGAATGAGCGGCCATTAGTCAATATTCGGAGGGCGCTTGAGGAATTTGGTCTTGAGGCCTCAGAAGAAGTGACTGAGACCGAAGACCATATCTCAGCCTTGTGTGAAGTGATGCGCTATCTCATTGCTGGAGATGACGTGGAGGTATCAAACCTTACTAACCAAAGGGTTTTTTTCAATGAGCATATTCGCCCTTGGTATGACGATCTTTGTAATGCAATTGAAGATATTCCAGAGATGCATCTCTACCGCCCAATTGCCGTTTTAACAAGAGAATTCATGGCAATCGAAGGGCAAAGTTTTGACATGATTTAATGTTGCGGCGCAATATTAAATATCGATAATTGCATAGTGTTACACCTATATGTCAAAAGTGCGAATTCCTATTACACTTGACGAAGATCAAGAATAATTTATTAGGAGCAAGCCATGAGCACTAAATCCAAAGCTGCTTTAAGCGAAGAGAACAAGCCGTCACGCCGCAAGTTTTTTGTAGGCGCAGGTGCCGCAGTCGGTGCTGTTGCCGTCGCTTCACAAACTTCCATTGGTAAAGCTGTGATTCAAGAGATTGGCAGCACTGTAAAGAGCAAGGCTGATGGGCAATCTATTACAGCCCATATGCGTAAATATTACGAAAGCACCATGATTTAACTGTTGCTACATTGATAAAAAACTAAATAGATAAAAAACTTTCTCAGGGACAACATATGAGTCTGACTCGTAAATCAAATACCCCACAAAGCAGTCGTTCCGCAACACGCCTGATTGGTAGTTTGTCACGCGGCTTAAAAGCTGCCGTGCCTACCATGGACCGTCGCACGTTCTTAAAGCGTTCTGGTGTTGGTGTTGGTGCAGGTATTGCTGCTAGCCAATTAAGTTTGGTGCAAAAAGCATCGGCTGAGCCAAGCAAGGCAATGCTTGATGGCAAGGGCAAGATTGAAGTTAAACGATCGATTTGTACTCACTGTTCAGTGGGTTGCGCGGTTGATGCCACTGTTGAGAATGGTGTTTGGGTTCGTCAAGACCCGGTGTTCGACTCTCCAATTAATATGGGCGCTCATTGTGCCAAGGGTGCTGCTTTGCGTGAGCATGGTCATGGAGACTATCGTTTGCGCTACCCAATGAAGTTGGTCGATGGCAAGTACCAGCGTATTTCTTGGGATCAAGCTCTCACTGAAATTACTGCTCAGATGAAGAGCATACGAGAGAAATACTCTCCGGATGCGATGTTCTTTATCGGATCATCAAAACACAACAATGAACAGGCCTACTTGCTCCGTAAGTGGGTCTCTTTCTTTGGAACAAACAATACAGACCATCAGGCTCGTATTTGTCACTCAACTACAGTGGCCGGTGTAGCAAACACCTGGGGCTATGGTGCGATGACCAATAGCTATAACGACATGATGAATGCTAAGGCAGCTTTGTACATTGGCTCCAATGCTGCTGAAGCTCACCCAGTTTCCATGTTGATGTTATTGCATGCAAAAGAGAATGGTTGCAAAG comes from Polynucleobacter sp. MWH-Svant-W18 and encodes:
- a CDS encoding heavy-metal-associated domain-containing protein; protein product: MLSLKVSGMTCGGCINAITRAIQAQDPRAQVQADLVSQIVNLETSLSSAQASELITEAGFPVSQ
- a CDS encoding lysylphosphatidylglycerol synthase transmembrane domain-containing protein, which translates into the protein MSSSANTTPKTPSGWKSILKRAWPTIRILLSIALLWKATSGIDWHTLLHSEIKMEPAWLIAAAVAICCAFICGGLRWGFLMRSVGFHGSLKSYVALYFAGGLINQGLPSTLGGDSYRAITATHFTNSDKLAETKALDEELHHSVDLGHATPKLRLSFAMTLVDRLLGLAGNNLLGGLGLILGGATLAAWGQDLGYAVMAVMLFAGVIIALVLAWTPSRQLLQKLLDRLHMNKAMPGIQLAFSWPMNIAQALFGIGIHSFIILAFSFCLRAYGAEAPISSLMIGLPALSLLLMLPISISGWGLREATLSSVLALWGVNPSLTVIASISYGAITVLSVLPGAYFLLKRK
- a CDS encoding cation-translocating P-type ATPase; its protein translation is MSIPKEHSSDLFTLDIGGMTCASCVGRVEKALSKISGVEAASVNLATEQARVRLNTSSLSKIEDVIAAVKKTGYEAHLSSPHQSAQIKPAQNFWGSDGLGRVLLSFALSTPLFLPMLLMPFGIHWSLSPKWQLLLASPVQFFLGWRFYKSGFKALLSGVGNMDLLVALGTSAAYGLSVYEMIANPLTSHELYFEGSAVIICMVLLGKWLEARAKQQTSEAISALQKLWPEHAKVLHPELVIQDGVALDQYRDLPLEHVFPQDRILVLPGERIPVDGLILLGSSHVDESLLTGESIPLKKLINDKVIGGSLNGEGVLVIEAQAVGVESVLSKIISLVEDTQTQKAPIQKLVDQVSAIFVPSVLVIALITGITNWLYWDSAAIGILRAVSVLVIACPCALGLATPAAIMAGTGVAARFGILIKDPQVLELAHRLNIVAFDKTGTLTIGKPHLLELIPLDQMMNSAARDAILASAAGLQMGSEHPLAKALLDTAKQKGVTPISPTESKAISGVGICGKPSSGPWVGQNLCLQSLASLESNPHYKLILAKAQSCLENGQTVSILMNELTSSPIAILGFGDELKNHAQAAITSLKQMQIRTVMISGDNTAAANRVGQSIGINEVFAQILPSNKADIIRKLQSSGIDGKQAWVAMIGDGINDAPALVAADVGMAMSTGTDVAMQAAGITLMRGDPTLVADAIDISKRTWKKIQQNLFWAFIFNATGIPLAALGYLSPMLAGSAMALSSFCVLSNALLLKRWHPTQR
- a CDS encoding glycosyltransferase family 9 protein — protein: MTISVNTMRAIDHWVGVPLCAIATPLVALMDSARNLLSREPQAPKKLLFIELSEMGSAILVDPAMRNAQARGAELFFLIFKSNRASLTLLNTVKPENIFTIDSSSLGGLIKDTLRFLIVARRHRIDTVIDLELFSRFTALLTGLCGARRRVGYHIFHGEGLWRGCMLTRKVHYNPHIHITKNFLSLIHAAFADKIEVPFSKIQIPDSEVRLEQAVINPVALEKVRERIEKLAKEAGIEYVYGKHRLILINPNASDLLPQRRWAQQRFSELIQGVHQQYPHDLILITGSPAELAYVEKVRVVANVKNALNFAGQVSFAELPPLYTLSDVMVTNDSGPGHFSAVTALRTVVLFGPETPALYGSIGNSIAITANLACSPCVSAANHRKTPCHDNVCMQAISVTQVLEKVNIQLQAADQAKGR
- a CDS encoding DUF3047 domain-containing protein, with product MLKSLCYLFLTYLIATLLGCAGPGGSSVQDESGQALNINQLPAQEELPKFSAETAREGMPNGWNFYRIAPYKKNTVYRLENYQGRTVLSANSKTSASGLAVKLRPRSASNLWLQWEWKATNAIPNADNADGPSDDAPLRILVAFDGNKSKLSLKERLNFEMANLISGQEMPYATLMYIWSGKTPVDTIITNAHTSRIKMIVVDSGWDGLGQWHQHQRDLAADYKRAYGEAPGEVIGIALLTDTDNTKSETRAFYGDIELVRKNSK
- a CDS encoding glycosyltransferase family 39 protein → MRHQSPTSWAAICICLAAIVHFGLGFSIEFSVDEAHYALYAEHLAWSYFDHPPLVGWIQWPLVVLTSTEGLIRIIPELLWIISCLLVFQVTLEIHHFIQGRNSGYLTSALPSANTCGLMAVLAIIAAPMPHVLAIGLLPDTLLAPLSLGLMYMALRWLIQDHFTIGDWLLTGALLGLAGLSKYTAIFTAFALLLVFISARRKPWIGRLGLWLAILLALLFIAPVLYWNWVNDWISFKYQIAHGSGGTWLWRRLAAFLGIQIIAFGPLLIVGSYLFLKDCMHATKLSLLSLLGFFFIPFVVFASLSGGGGLPHWTTPAWFCLAPFAGIGLAKAWSVQHRKIIRALFIFQIALCLIGFGFVLSGGISSTVVKANPIADLYGWKIAGKKAANLVEANKAEGIAVQNWTLGSRAAWYAKPTPVFVLDERKDQFDLWFGELPKGANILLINWSGMAFPPPVGNQSAFERCEPLEALEIERFGQVLSKFDFSLCSNWQGPPASK